AGGGACTCGGCCAGATCGCCGCTGCGCAGGACCGCGGCCATCCGGGACAAAAAGGCCACCTGTTCCGGATACAGGTCCATCTTGACCAACCGTTCCAGCCACTGCCCCAGCCGCCCGTGCAGACATTCGTCGCGCAGGGGCAGACAGGGGGCCTCGCCGCGCAGATGCAGGGTGTCCAAAAGGACCAGGATGTCATCGGGACTTTGGTCGATGGCCGTTTCCAGGGCATTTTGGGCGAAGCGTTGCAGTTCCGGACGTCCGCTGCGGGGAAAACGCAGGATGGCGTTGGCGAAAAGCAGTTTCGCTTCAACTGGCAAAGCGCCCAAAATGGCCCCGAGATGTTCGCCCGAAAGCGTGTCCTTGCTGGCGAAGGACAGGGCCAGGGACTCCCCGGCGTATCCGAGGCGCAGCAGGATTTCCAGGCCCGACTTGATGAATCCCGGGGAATGGGAGTCTTCGATCATGGCCGCCGTCAGCGAGGCCACATCCGCTGCGTAGCCCTGGGTGGCTGGGACGCCGGGGTCTTCGCGATCCAGAAAGGCCATGGCCTGGCGGAGCAGGGGCGACAAGGCGGTATAGTCCGGCCCGGCCTGGGAAAAAAGCGCCCGGCGCAGGATGTCGGCGAGGATGTCGAGAGGCGGCGTGGGCATGGCCAAAGCCTGGGGTTTGGGTGAAAACGGCCGGGCGCGACGTCTTAGGCCGGCGGCAGGGTGTCCACGTAGTAGTTGGCCCGCCGCACGGGATTTAAATAGGCGAAAACCTCCCGGGGCAGTTCTTCGGGGCGCAGGGCCCGGAGGATCTTGAGATCCTCCTCGATGGTCAGGTCGATGAGCAGGGCCTCTTTTCGAGGGATGTCCGGATGATGCACCAGGACGCTCGGCCGAAACGAGGCCTTGGGGCTGGAGGACACCACCATGCCGGTCAGGCCGCTCGACAGCTCCACGATGCTCCCCGGAGGGTAGACCCCGATGTTGCGGATAAACGAGGCCAGAAGCATCTGGTCCAGGCTGGTTTTCTTCCCGTACATGGCCCGCAGGGCCTCATGCGGCGTGGCGAAACCGACCTCGTCCCGGCGGTTGCACAGGGTGTCGTAGGCGTCGGCCACGGCCGCGATGCGGGCCAGAACCGGAATGTCCTCGGCCGTAAGCCCGGAGGGAAACCCCTGGCCGTCGAGGGTCTCGTGATGCTTGAGCACCACGTCCAGGGCCGCTGGCGGAAAGTCCGGGAAGGCCGAGACGATCTTGGCCCCAAGCACCGGATGCTCGCGGTAATATTCGCGCACGACCCGGTTTAAGGTGGTCATGTTGCCTTTGGTGAAACGCTGGATGGGCACGCGGCCCTTGCCCACGTCGTGGAAAAGCGCCCCCATGCCCAGGTCGTGCATCTGGGATTTGCCGAGCCCGAGCTCCCGGGCCAGCATCAGGGACAGCACGGTGACATTTAAGGCGTGATAGTTTCGGGTTTCCTCCCGGGGCTTGGTGGTCATGAGGCTGACCACCACGTCGAGGTCGGACAAAAAGGTGTTCACCAGGGAGTCCACCATTTCCCGGGCCGCGTCCAGCACGGCATCCGACGGCTTGGCCGCCTTTTTCAAAACCCCGACAACCTGGGAAACGGCATCGTCGTACCGCTTTTCGCAGGCGGCGAAGCGGTCGCGGCGTTCTTTGTTGCGGGCGATGGTTTCCCGCTTCAGACCCAAAAGCTCCAGGGATACAGGTGTCTTGAAGGCCTTTGCGGGCCGTCCCGAAAGGCCTGGGTCGGCCTGTTTGTCCAGTTCCTCAAGGGAAATGGGCAGCCGGTCGGACTTGTCGGAAATGCAGATGACGTGGCGGATGCCCAGCCGCCGGATCTCCTCGATCTGTTCCGCATTGGTGATCTTGAAGGCCTTTTTGGGGAGGGAGCCGATGTCCGTGGCCGTTTCCAGACGCACGAAGAGTCCCGGGCACAATTGGTCGATCAAAATCGGATATTCATCGACATGCATGGGGAAAAAGCTCTTGGGGCCTTGCGATTATTGACATTTCAGCCTGTTGGCGTATTTTCATGCGGCTTTCCCTGGTGTTTTCCGCTGTCCCGGACCCGTGGTCCGGCATGGTTGTCGCGCGGTGCACGCGTTCCCACAACCATACTATGCCCGCGCCATTTTTCGTGTCAACACAGCCATCCCCGCAGGGCTGTGCGGCAATGCGCCGAGACGTTGGCCGTGAACGTGTAATCGCGAGTCCCACATGCCGACAAGGCCGAAATGACGGACGACATCCCAGCCAAACGCTTGCGGGGCGTTTTTTCCACCGAGTCTTCGCACTATTTAGGCTTTGGCGGCTCCCGTCGGCGGGTACGCCAACAGATCTTCGTCATGGCCGAGGAGCAGGAGGACGGAGACTTCAGCACCCAGCGCCTCAACCGCAATTTTTTGCCCTCCGGACCCATAAAAACCCTCAAACGCGAGGAGTTGCTGCGGAAATACATCCCCGAACCCTCCATTTACATGAACAAGGTCGTGCCCATCATGCGCCGCATGGAGGAGACCGTGGAGCGGGGGGACAGGCACCGGGAGCGCAGCGAACTGTTTTCTGCGGAGTTTGAATATCAGACGGCCCTGGGGCTTGACGAGGATCATGTCCGGGCCACCTTCGGCCTGGGGCTCACCTATCTGGAACGCCACGAGGTGGAAAACGCCGAACGGGTCTTCCGCAAGCTGGTCCGCCTGGAAGCGGCGTTCCAGACGGAGCACAAGCACCTGTTCAATGAGTTCGGCATCCAGATGCGCAAACGCGGCATGTATTCCCAGGCCATGAAATACTACGCCCGGGCCTATCAGCTCAGCAAAGACGACGAACACCTCATCTACAACATGGCCCGCACGCTTTTTGAGAAGGGAAATCCCAAGGTTTCCAGGCGATTTCTGGAGAAGGCGTTGCGCATGAACCCGAATTTCGAGGAGTGCCGCCAGTTTTTGGAATACCTCGACACCAGGAAGGAGGGAAAGGACGCCCCGCCTCCGCCACCGGACCAAGCGACCCTGGTGGTGGAATCCGTCCCTGGCCTGCCGGGCTCCTGATCCCCCCGGGGCATTTCCAGAAAATGCCCCGCAAAGCTCCCCCCAAAGCCGCCTATTCCACCCAGTCCAAGGTGCGCTCCACGGCCTTTTTCCAGCCCCGGTAGCCCGCATCCCGGACGGCGGCGGCCATCAGCGGCTCCCATGTCCGGTCCACCGCCCAGTTCCGGCACAATTCCTTGGTGTCGCGCCAGAATCCCACGGCCAGACCGGCGGCATAGGCCGCCCCCAGGCAGGTGGTCTCGGACACCACCGGACGGATCACCGGCACATCCAGGATGTCGGCCTGGAACTGCATGAGGAGCTCGTTATGCACCATGCCGCCGTCCACCTTGAGCTTTTTGAGCTCCACCCCCGAATCCTTGTTCATGGCCTCCACAATGTCCTTGGTCTGGTAGGCGCAGGCCTCAAGCACGGCCCGGGCGATGTGGTTTTTGTTGGCGTAACGCGTCAGGCCCACGATGGCTCCCCGAGCGTCCGAGCGCCAATAGGGCGCGAAAAGCCCGGAAAAGGCGGGCACGATGTACACCCCGCCGTTGTCCTCGGCGTGCATGGCCAGCCGCTCGATCTCCGGGGCGGCCTTGATCAGGCCCAGGTTGTCGCGCACCCATTGCACAAGCGCCCCGGCGATGGCCACGGACCCTTCCAGGCAGTAGACCGGATCGTTGTTCCCGAGCTGGTAGGCCAGGGTGGTGATCAGGCCGTGGCGGGAGGGGATGGGCGTCGTGCCGGTATTTAAGAGCAGGAAGCAGCCCGTGCCGTAGGTGTTTTTGGCCTCGCCGGGCTCGAAGCAGGCCTGGCCCACCAGGGCCGCCTGCTGGTCGCCCAGGGCCCCGCACACCGGCACCCTGGCCCCAAGGGGGCCGT
Above is a genomic segment from Desulfolutivibrio sulfodismutans DSM 3696 containing:
- a CDS encoding HD-GYP domain-containing protein; the protein is MHVDEYPILIDQLCPGLFVRLETATDIGSLPKKAFKITNAEQIEEIRRLGIRHVICISDKSDRLPISLEELDKQADPGLSGRPAKAFKTPVSLELLGLKRETIARNKERRDRFAACEKRYDDAVSQVVGVLKKAAKPSDAVLDAAREMVDSLVNTFLSDLDVVVSLMTTKPREETRNYHALNVTVLSLMLARELGLGKSQMHDLGMGALFHDVGKGRVPIQRFTKGNMTTLNRVVREYYREHPVLGAKIVSAFPDFPPAALDVVLKHHETLDGQGFPSGLTAEDIPVLARIAAVADAYDTLCNRRDEVGFATPHEALRAMYGKKTSLDQMLLASFIRNIGVYPPGSIVELSSGLTGMVVSSSPKASFRPSVLVHHPDIPRKEALLIDLTIEEDLKILRALRPEELPREVFAYLNPVRRANYYVDTLPPA
- a CDS encoding tetratricopeptide repeat protein; this encodes MTDDIPAKRLRGVFSTESSHYLGFGGSRRRVRQQIFVMAEEQEDGDFSTQRLNRNFLPSGPIKTLKREELLRKYIPEPSIYMNKVVPIMRRMEETVERGDRHRERSELFSAEFEYQTALGLDEDHVRATFGLGLTYLERHEVENAERVFRKLVRLEAAFQTEHKHLFNEFGIQMRKRGMYSQAMKYYARAYQLSKDDEHLIYNMARTLFEKGNPKVSRRFLEKALRMNPNFEECRQFLEYLDTRKEGKDAPPPPPDQATLVVESVPGLPGS
- the glpK gene encoding glycerol kinase GlpK, with protein sequence MGGYIGAVDQGTTSSRFIIFDAAGRIVAMDQKEHRQIFPQPGYVEHDPVEIWENTQEVIAGALRKAGISGADLAALGITNQRETVVVWDRRTGRPYYNAIVWQCTRTRDICEELIKDGGPDRFRSVTGLPVATYFSGPKIKWILDHVPEARRAAEAGEALFGTMESWIIWQLTGGPRGGAHVTDVTNASRTMLMDLKTLAWDQNILDVLGIPRQGLPRIVPSSDRASWGPTMEDGPLGARVPVCGALGDQQAALVGQACFEPGEAKNTYGTGCFLLLNTGTTPIPSRHGLITTLAYQLGNNDPVYCLEGSVAIAGALVQWVRDNLGLIKAAPEIERLAMHAEDNGGVYIVPAFSGLFAPYWRSDARGAIVGLTRYANKNHIARAVLEACAYQTKDIVEAMNKDSGVELKKLKVDGGMVHNELLMQFQADILDVPVIRPVVSETTCLGAAYAAGLAVGFWRDTKELCRNWAVDRTWEPLMAAAVRDAGYRGWKKAVERTLDWVE